From the Chloroflexia bacterium SDU3-3 genome, one window contains:
- a CDS encoding glutamate-5-semialdehyde dehydrogenase, with the protein MDLQQMGKRAKAAGRTLALMSTDQKNAALEAIADALLAQADTILAANARDMDQGRAAGTSDALLDRMLLTRARLEAIASDTRKVAQLPDPVGERFEATVLPNGLRLHKRRVPLGVIGIIYEARPNVTVDCAALCLKSGNAAILRGGKEIRHSCAALVQIIQGALAQAGLPADAIQVIDDPDRALVEQLLRLDKYVDVIIPRGGASLHQFCREKATIPVITGGIGVCHVYVDRDANLDYVVPIVRNAKVQRPSVCNALDTVLVHRDVAAQALPPLAEDLAQYHVELRCDEESLDILRGAEFTAAVPAQPEDFGTEFMALILSIRVVDGLEQALDHIAQYGDHSDAIITENPVTADHFVSAVDSSAVFVNASTRFNDGGQFGLGAEIAVSTQKLHARGPMALRELTTYKYVAEGDGHVRA; encoded by the coding sequence ATGGATCTGCAACAGATGGGGAAGCGCGCCAAGGCCGCAGGCCGCACGCTGGCGCTTATGTCCACCGACCAGAAGAACGCCGCGCTTGAGGCCATCGCCGACGCGCTGCTGGCCCAGGCCGACACTATCCTTGCGGCCAATGCCCGCGATATGGACCAGGGCCGCGCCGCCGGAACCAGCGACGCGCTGCTCGACCGCATGCTGCTCACCAGGGCGCGGCTGGAGGCGATCGCCAGCGACACCCGCAAGGTGGCCCAGCTGCCCGACCCGGTGGGCGAGCGCTTCGAGGCCACCGTGCTGCCCAATGGCCTGCGCCTGCACAAGCGCCGCGTGCCGCTGGGTGTGATCGGCATCATCTACGAGGCCCGCCCCAATGTCACCGTGGACTGCGCGGCGCTGTGCCTGAAGTCGGGCAACGCCGCCATCCTACGCGGCGGCAAGGAGATCCGCCACTCGTGCGCAGCGCTGGTGCAGATCATCCAGGGCGCGCTGGCCCAGGCCGGGCTGCCCGCCGACGCCATCCAGGTGATCGACGACCCCGACCGCGCGCTGGTGGAGCAGCTGCTGCGGCTGGACAAGTATGTGGATGTGATCATCCCGCGCGGCGGGGCCTCGCTGCACCAGTTCTGCCGCGAGAAGGCCACTATCCCCGTGATCACCGGCGGGATCGGGGTGTGCCACGTGTATGTGGACAGGGACGCCAACCTGGACTATGTGGTGCCGATCGTGCGCAACGCCAAGGTGCAGCGCCCCAGCGTGTGCAACGCGCTCGACACCGTGCTGGTGCACCGCGATGTGGCGGCCCAGGCCCTGCCGCCCCTGGCCGAGGATCTGGCCCAGTACCACGTGGAGCTGCGCTGCGACGAGGAGTCGCTGGACATCCTGCGCGGGGCCGAGTTCACGGCGGCAGTGCCCGCCCAGCCCGAGGATTTCGGCACCGAGTTCATGGCGCTCATCCTCTCCATCCGTGTGGTGGATGGCCTGGAGCAGGCGCTCGACCACATCGCCCAGTACGGCGACCACTCCGACGCGATCATCACCGAGAACCCGGTGACGGCGGATCACTTCGTGAGCGCGGTCGACTCCTCGGCGGTGTTCGTGAACGCCTCGACCCGCTTCAACGACGGCGGCCAGTTCGGGCTGGGGGCCGAGATCGCGGTGAGCACGCAGAAGCTGCACGCGCGCGGCCCTATGGCGCTGCGCGAGCTGACCACCTACAAGTATGTGGCCGAGGGCGATGGCCACGTGCGGGCGTAA
- the proB gene encoding glutamate 5-kinase: MSQPRRLVIKLGTNVLTAGTDHLHRPRIVDLARQVAAARSQGVEVAMVSSGAQAAGRERLQYPPRRRDMPMKQLLAAVGQSRLMHIYEQIFDLYSIPVAQALLTRADLRDRHRYLNARNTLTACLSYGVLPIVNENDAVVVDEIKVGDNDNLSAMVSGLIDADILLILSDIAGVYTADPRHNPEATLIREIPQITEEIYALAGGSNVRGTGGMLTKIQAADLATRSGTSVVIASGAEPEIIARLLGGEPVGTHFPAISSHVESRKRWLLAETARHSRVVADDGAARALTQGGKSLLPAGVCAVEGDFERGQTIRIYSRQDREIARGLAHYNARDLRLLMGAQSSQIGEILGYDYGPEAVHRDDMVVL, from the coding sequence ATGTCACAACCACGTCGTCTCGTCATCAAGCTGGGCACCAACGTGCTCACCGCAGGCACCGACCACCTGCACCGCCCGCGCATCGTCGATCTGGCCCGCCAGGTGGCCGCCGCCCGCAGCCAGGGGGTGGAGGTGGCCATGGTCAGCTCGGGGGCGCAGGCCGCTGGCCGCGAGCGGCTGCAGTACCCGCCACGCCGCCGCGACATGCCCATGAAGCAGCTGCTGGCCGCCGTGGGCCAGAGCCGCCTGATGCACATCTACGAGCAGATCTTCGACCTCTACAGCATCCCGGTGGCCCAGGCGCTGCTCACCCGCGCCGACCTGCGCGACCGCCACCGCTACCTGAACGCCCGCAACACGCTCACGGCCTGCCTCTCGTACGGGGTGCTGCCGATCGTGAACGAGAACGACGCGGTGGTGGTGGATGAGATCAAGGTGGGCGACAACGACAACCTGTCGGCCATGGTCTCGGGGCTGATCGACGCCGACATCCTGCTCATCCTCTCCGACATCGCGGGGGTCTACACCGCCGACCCGCGCCACAACCCCGAGGCCACCCTCATCCGCGAGATCCCCCAGATCACCGAGGAGATCTACGCGCTGGCGGGCGGCAGCAACGTGCGCGGCACCGGCGGCATGCTCACCAAGATCCAGGCCGCCGACCTCGCCACCCGCAGCGGCACCAGCGTGGTGATCGCCAGCGGGGCCGAGCCAGAGATCATCGCGCGGCTGCTGGGCGGCGAGCCGGTGGGCACCCACTTCCCAGCGATCAGCAGCCACGTGGAGAGCCGCAAGCGCTGGCTGCTGGCCGAGACCGCCCGCCACAGCCGCGTGGTGGCCGACGACGGCGCGGCCCGCGCGCTGACCCAGGGCGGCAAGAGCCTGCTGCCCGCCGGGGTCTGCGCGGTGGAGGGCGACTTCGAGCGCGGCCAGACCATCCGCATCTACTCACGCCAGGATCGCGAGATCGCGCGCGGGCTGGCCCACTACAACGCCCGCGACCTGCGCCTGCTGATGGGGGCGCAGTCCAGCCAGATAGGCGAGATCCTCGGGTATGACTACGGCCCCGAGGCCGTGCACCGCGATGATATGGTTGTGCTCTAG